A single window of Rubripirellula lacrimiformis DNA harbors:
- the radC gene encoding RadC family protein, with protein MSDERRQRLTAVLNPLVQLDEFSSEQAKQECCESHPGYVTRTLGQLVRDGFLSRVEVDGQFRYRWTAPREAFESVAWIDSQIHGIQVKETPTDERPREKLIRAGAASLSLADLLAILIRVGVVNESALVGGQKVANRFADRLPDLSQCSPLDLKKVSPAVKSDSYCQIMAGIELGRRIATIQAKQDPVVVNITSTREAVEYCEHAFARLAMDGVQEEFHIVSLDTKHKPIQSHRITVGTLDASLVHPREVFRPAIRDAASAVLLVHNHPSGDPTPSREDHQVTDRLTEAGKILGIQVLDHIVVAKQSSVSIREC; from the coding sequence GTGAGCGATGAACGCCGCCAGCGACTGACTGCCGTATTGAATCCGTTAGTCCAGTTGGACGAATTTTCGTCCGAACAGGCAAAGCAAGAATGCTGCGAGTCGCATCCCGGATATGTGACACGGACATTGGGGCAGCTTGTCAGAGACGGCTTTCTCAGTCGCGTCGAAGTGGACGGTCAATTCCGATATCGCTGGACGGCTCCGAGAGAGGCGTTCGAGTCGGTCGCCTGGATCGACTCGCAAATCCATGGGATCCAGGTCAAAGAAACGCCAACCGATGAACGACCGCGTGAAAAACTGATCCGTGCAGGTGCCGCATCGCTATCGTTGGCTGACCTGTTGGCCATCCTGATCCGCGTGGGTGTTGTGAACGAGTCCGCATTGGTCGGCGGGCAGAAGGTCGCCAACCGGTTTGCCGATCGATTGCCCGACCTTTCCCAATGCAGTCCGTTGGATTTGAAAAAGGTGTCACCCGCGGTGAAATCCGACAGCTACTGTCAGATCATGGCCGGGATTGAACTGGGGCGACGAATCGCCACTATCCAAGCGAAGCAAGATCCGGTCGTGGTGAACATCACCAGCACGCGTGAAGCGGTCGAGTACTGCGAGCACGCATTCGCTCGATTGGCGATGGACGGTGTCCAAGAAGAATTCCATATCGTCAGTTTGGATACCAAGCACAAACCGATCCAATCCCACCGCATCACCGTGGGGACCTTGGATGCCAGCTTGGTGCACCCGCGAGAGGTGTTTCGTCCGGCGATCCGGGATGCGGCATCCGCCGTGCTGCTGGTCCACAATCACCCCAGCGGTGATCCCACCCCAAGCCGCGAAGATCACCAGGTGACCGACCGTTTGACCGAAGCCGGAAAGATCCTGGGGATCCAGGTGTTGGACCACATTGTGGTTGCCAAACAAAGCAGCGTTAGCATTCGAGAATGCTGA